A stretch of Buteo buteo chromosome 9, bButBut1.hap1.1, whole genome shotgun sequence DNA encodes these proteins:
- the SNRPB2 gene encoding U2 small nuclear ribonucleoprotein B'' isoform X1, whose translation MDIRPNHTIYINNINDKIKKEELKRSLYALFSQFGHVVDIVALKTMKMRGQAFVIFKELGSSTNALRQLQGFPFYGKPMRIQYAKTDSDIISKMRGTFADKEKRKEKKKAKSLEQSANAANKKVIQGATQNSASAPGTAAQNQQVPDNPPNYILFLNNLPEETNEMMLSMLFNQFPGFKEVRLVPGRHDIAFVEFENENQAGAARDALQGFKITPSHAMKITYAKK comes from the exons ATGGACATCAGGCCGAACCACACCATCTACATCAACAACATCAATGACAAGATTAAGAAAGAAG AACTGAAGAGGTCCCTGTATGCGTTATTCTCACAGTTCGGTCATGTGGTCGACATTGTAGCGTTAAAGACTATGAAGATGAGAGGACAGgcttttgttatatttaaaGAGCTTGGATCATCTACTAATGCTTTGAGACAACTGCAAGGCTTTCCGTTTTATGGGAAACCAATG cGTATTCAGTATGCAAAAACAGACTCTGATATCATCTCTAAAATGCGTGGTACTTTTGCtgataaggaaaaaaggaaggaaaagaagaaggcCAAATCTCTGGAGCAGTCAGCaaatgcagcaaataaaaaGGTTATCCAG GGAGCAACACAAAATTCAGCCAGTGCCCcaggaacagcagcacagaatcAGCag GTGCCTGATAACCCGCCAAACTATATCCTTTTCCTTAATAACTTGCCTGAGGAAACAAATGAGATGATGCTGTCCATGTTGTTCAATCA GTTTCCTGGATTCAAAGAGGTACGCTTAGTGCCTGGGCGCCATGACATTGCATTTGTGGAGTTCGAAAACGAGAATCAAGCAGGAGCTGCTCGAGATGCTCTGCAAGGATTCAAGATTACTCCATCTCATGCCATGAAAATCACTTATGCGAAGAAATAA
- the SNRPB2 gene encoding U2 small nuclear ribonucleoprotein B'' isoform X2: MKMRGQAFVIFKELGSSTNALRQLQGFPFYGKPMRIQYAKTDSDIISKMRGTFADKEKRKEKKKAKSLEQSANAANKKVIQGATQNSASAPGTAAQNQQVPDNPPNYILFLNNLPEETNEMMLSMLFNQFPGFKEVRLVPGRHDIAFVEFENENQAGAARDALQGFKITPSHAMKITYAKK; encoded by the exons ATGAAGATGAGAGGACAGgcttttgttatatttaaaGAGCTTGGATCATCTACTAATGCTTTGAGACAACTGCAAGGCTTTCCGTTTTATGGGAAACCAATG cGTATTCAGTATGCAAAAACAGACTCTGATATCATCTCTAAAATGCGTGGTACTTTTGCtgataaggaaaaaaggaaggaaaagaagaaggcCAAATCTCTGGAGCAGTCAGCaaatgcagcaaataaaaaGGTTATCCAG GGAGCAACACAAAATTCAGCCAGTGCCCcaggaacagcagcacagaatcAGCag GTGCCTGATAACCCGCCAAACTATATCCTTTTCCTTAATAACTTGCCTGAGGAAACAAATGAGATGATGCTGTCCATGTTGTTCAATCA GTTTCCTGGATTCAAAGAGGTACGCTTAGTGCCTGGGCGCCATGACATTGCATTTGTGGAGTTCGAAAACGAGAATCAAGCAGGAGCTGCTCGAGATGCTCTGCAAGGATTCAAGATTACTCCATCTCATGCCATGAAAATCACTTATGCGAAGAAATAA
- the OTOR gene encoding LOW QUALITY PROTEIN: otoraplin (The sequence of the model RefSeq protein was modified relative to this genomic sequence to represent the inferred CDS: inserted 1 base in 1 codon) yields the protein MTQHVNLVALLLCLQLMCPVVTGIFMDKLASRKLCTDDDCVCTISLARAEEDYNAPDCRFINIKKGQLIYVYSKLVKEEDSGEFWVGSVYGEQYEDHMGTVGYXPSSLVSEQHVYQEASKTVRTMDIDFFCE from the exons atgacacaACACGTTAATTTGGTTGCTTTACTTTTGTGTCTCCAATTAATGTGTCCTGTTGTAACTGGAATTTTTATGGACAAGCTTGCCAGCAGGAAGCTGTGTACTGATGATGACTGTGTCT gcacCATTTCCCTTGCCAGAGCAGAAGAGGATTATAATGCTCCAGACTGCAGattcattaatattaaaaaagggCAGTTGATTTATGTTTACTCAAAACTAGTGAAAGAAGAAGACTCTGGAGAATTCTGGGTTGGAAGT GTTTATGGAGAACAGTATGAAGACCATATGGGGACAGTTGGTT TTCCTAGCAGTTTAGTCTCAGAACAACATGTCTATCAAGAAGCAAGTAAGACTGTTCGTACAATG GACATTGATTTCTTCTGTGAATAG